The stretch of DNA CGGCCGCGGAGGCTacagaggcagaggagggatTGGCTTCCGAGGTGGAAGGGGACgaggaggtggaagaggtgGCTTCCCTGCTCCCCGGGGATTCCGTGGTGGATTCAGAGGAGGTCGTGGAGGCAGGGAGTTTGCTGACTTTGAATATAGGGTAAAATATGTTTAATCTTCCTATGACCTGATCCACTGTTCTTGGAAGCTAGTGGTAGAAGTACTCCTGCTCTTAGATTTGATATCTAACCAGAATTTCTTGAATAATATTTTGCAAGTGCTCTGGGGTACTTAATCGAACATTGATTAATGCTGAAACTGAAGTTACATGGCATCATTTTACTGTCAGCAGCAATGAAAGCTAAAAGCTGCCTTTGTTCACGTGCCCTAAATATTTATTCTGCAGCTGGAATTGGGGGTGGTGATGTAGTTCTGCAGATCTAATACAAGTGTAAGAAATGTGAATTGCAGGTGTTTTTCTGAGCAATATAGTAAAATGTAAAGATAGAGAGTAACTTGCTTCTGATGTTCAACAGACTTCTTTGAATTCTTGTGAAGGAGTTGGCACAGAGCCTATAGACTTCTAAGATCCTGTATAACCCCTAAAATACTGAAGCATAGTGATGACCCTTTacaaaagggaagagaaaaaaaacatttgagtTCTATAAGGTCCTGTTACATGCTTTTAAACTAACTTCCCAGAATGACATCCAGTAGCTGTTGGGAAAGCTGCTTTGTTCAGCCAGTTAGTCAGTAAAAAAGACCTGTGAGAGACATGGCATAGAAACTTCAAAAGAAAGACCTCCCATCTGTCCCATAGACAAAGTGCTCTTAAAAGGTGAAAATAAGTGCTGCTACTTTGTTTTTAGTCAGATAGGAGTGAAGCTTCAAATTCCTTTCATCATTATGCACAAGCCAGTGGATTTGTGCTACCTGAAGTGATCTGATACACAAACGTGCTTGCATAATCTCGCCCAACAAATTGCTCTTTCAATGCTTACAAGAGCTGTGATGGCTAAAAAGCAGAATCTTCCTTTACAAGGTACTTACACAGTATGTTGCTTTTGCAACACTACTAAGACACCCATTTCTCTGTTTGCTATTTCCTTACCACCAGCTGTTCAGAGACAGCAATTGTCAGCTGTGGCTGGTGGTGTTTTCAGTGCTAGTGGTACCTAGGTGCACAGCCTTTTCCTTGGAAACAATTTAAACACCTCTTTTAGAGAACTCATTGATCATCCAGATGATGTAAATCAGCAGGACTCAGTTGCTTGCAAACCTAAAACCTTTCCACAATTTCAGTGTAAGCCATGTTTCTTGGCATGAAGTGAGAGTATTGAACTCAAACAGTAGCTTGTTACGGAACAGAAGTCACACTGGCTGCTGTTCAGAATGGGTTACAAATACAAGTTATCAGAAACGTTGGCTTCTGCAATTCTGACTGGGATAGAACTGCTTCTGGATGCTTACTGCATGAGCACTTAGAGGTTTGCAACACAAAATCTTTGCTTTTTGGTTTGAAGAGTTAAATATTTGAAACTTTTAAAAGGGCGGGGAGATGTGCTTTTTCCATCACAGAAGTTCCTGACCGTCCCTCAGTTACTCTATTATTACACAGCAGTTAGTCCTATGATGTAAAGGCATTTGGGGCAGCTGAGCGTGAACTGGAGTGAGGGGTTGAAGGTGAAAGATGAGAATTTCCGAATGACAGGATTTCCCAGCGTTGCAGAGAAGCAGGTGGTGGTGTAAAGCCGGAGGGTCTGTGCCGGGCCGGGGGAGTCTGGCCGGGGGCGGATGCTGGCGTTGGGACTCCTTCCTGCCCGCGGCGGGTCTGGGGGGCGGTACCAGCGCCGCGCCTTTACTCCGGGGGCCGGCGCCCGGATCCCTCTGGCGTTCCGGGTCTGCGATTAATTGTCATGTTCTGCTGTTGTTCCCTCTAGAAAGACAACAAAGTTGCTGCATAGTCTGCAAGAAAAGCGAAACCAGGTGAACGTCTAGATCTTCTTGATCCAGAGAACTAGTTTCAATCTCTGCAAAGAATGAAGTTAATTTGCTGTATACTTGTCACCAGCACTGGGATTTAACTATTTAATTTCAAAGGGGTGTAATGCAGTTACTTTTGAAAAATGGCCATCTTTGAAAACAGTGAGCATTAAATATATTTGAGACAGAAGGATAAGTAATTTCTTATGTATAGTTAATTATAAAGCAGTACTTCGATGGAgtttaagtattttttcatCATTGAAAGGATTTTTCTTATTACTAAACTGTATTTGATAATTGCTTCAAGCTGTAAGGACAATTGTATGCAGAAGGCCGTCGATACTGTGAGTGCTTTGATCCACTGAAGGTTGTTTTTTGGAAATCCTGTAATATCCCTCTTGAGATAGTTGTACTTTTATCAACTAGGGTGCTGGATGGTAGAACACTCGCTTTGTCAGTCAGAtctgtacacacagtaaatacTGTTTCTTAGGCAAAGGAAACTTTTTATATAGTTGTAAAATTCCATTATATCCCATTGCCAAAGAAACATTGCAAACTTTGTATAGCTGTATAAAAAGCaactaattttttaaagaataaacatttttaagtcGGCAAACATACTGTGTTATTGCAAAAGTTGATATGCTGAGGAGCACTGAGttagttgggattttttttctttagcggCTTTTCAGGCTTAAGtgtttgatttttatatttGGACTAGAGTGAAGtttgaaaatgttcttccaTTACAGGAAACTGGACACGCTCTCCTCTTCTCTTGCAAGGATTTGATTTTGTAGTTTCTGGCATATCACAGGATTTGACCaaattaaggaaatattttcaaataaggagaaaagaaatttttcGTATGTCAAAATTTGCAATTAATTTTACTTGGTGAtaaatattaacttttttttatgaTGGACCAGGCACACGCGCTTGTGATTCTTCTGGAATGCCTGGGACAAAACATGTCTCCATTTGTCAATTCTTGAAATGTTAACTTTGTTGTAATACCTGTAGACATAAGCAATTTAAAGAATTCTTTAGTGTTTGaagttgtttgcattttgctagaCCATAGCTTGGAGACGTGGAGACTCGGGTTCTACGGCCGCGAGGTCACAAATGACACGGTGTGGACTCTTTGCCAATGCCAAATGACTAGTCCCAGCTTTTCCATAATGCTGAAATAGAAACTGGTcatttgtgtctgtgtgtgtatgaagGCCACAGGAATAAAGGGATCCAAAGATTAAAGTGTTTTGATCTAAtttgctgatttatttttttcactttatctTCAAAACGTTCAGTGGTGATAAAGATGTGGGAACTGCACTGTTGGAAAATCGGACTATTTAAAAGTGGTCGATAGAATCTTAATTTTATAACTTTTGTATAGCACTACACGGAGATATTTTGTAATTGGTTTCCTTATTAAGGTCAAGTAATTGGCAGCCGTAGACGTTAGCTGATATTGTTTAGTCCTGGTTTTTTGCATGTTAACAACACCGCCTCTGCGCTccgcggcggcgggggctgAGCTAAGCGGCGGGCGAGCTTTGCTTTCCGCGCAGGGCAGGaaggggcggcgcggcgggggcagcgcgggggcggcggggctgcTCCGCCCGCTTTAACCACCATGAATTGTAAATAGCGGCCCGGGCGGCGAGCGGGGCCATGTTGGGTCGGCGCTCCCGCGGCGGGGCGAGGGCGCTGGGTCAGCACCGGCCTGGGGcccgcgccggggccgggcctttctcctttttttattttaaagcagaataaaCTGTTCAATAAACGGAGCGCGTCCCACGTGCCTTTCTTGGGGCGAGGGGGGGGGGGCAGAGAGGGCGGCTGCTGCTCGCCTGGCTGCTGGCGGGGGGCAAAAGCGTGGGGACAGAGCTGCGGCCGCCCGGCGCGGGGCAGCGGGGAGGCGCCGCCTTGCAGCCGCCTCCGCGCCGCGCGGACGGGCCGGGGAGGCGGGAGCCAATGGGAGCCGGCGGGGGACGGCGCCGCGCTCTCCCGTGAGCCCgcgcgcggcgcggcggcggcgccatGTCGGTGGCGTTCGTGCCCGAGCGGCTGCGCGGCAAGGCCGAGGTGAACCAGGAGACGCTGCAGCGGGTGAGCGCGGGccgggcggggcgcggcgggggcaCGGCGCCTCCCGGCTCGCCTGAGGGGCAgccggcccggccctgcccggcgggggcggggggccTGCGGCGGGCGGTGACGGCGAGTCCTGTGCCGTAGTTGCTGGAGGAGAACGACCAGCTGATCCGGTGCATCGTGGAGTACCAGAGCAAGGGCCGGGCCACCGACTGCGTGCAGTAAGTGAGCCGCGCGGGTGCCAGGCCGGGCTGCGCTCTccagagctttgctgctgtttgtcaGGAACATGAGGCGTGGTGCTGTTTCAGAGGTCGCCCAACAGTTACTGTCACAGCTCTGTAAAGCACTTTCCAGTGCTGCTCTGTAGAGTAAACGTGACGCCCGCTCCGTTTTGTCAGGGCCTTTGCTCCCTGTCAGGATGAAATCCGCTTCTCGGGCTGCCCCCGCTGTGTGTGCAAATCACGGGGTGTTGTTCTAGAGGAGCTGCGACAGTCGGTCCCTGGCTCTGCAGCGGTTCAGCTCTTGAACTTGCGGAGGGCCCGGATGCTGGGCAAGGTGAGAGCGGCAGCGGGCCCGGGCCGTGCCGGCggctcagccctgccctgcccagccgCGGAGCTTTGTCCTCTCCCGCCTCTGGGCTgcgctcctgcagctctgcgcCTCTGACGTGTGGAGCATACAGAGATCTTACGTATACATTTGCTGTCACGGTTGGTAGCACATATTTTATTACAGAGCACAGAATACTAGGCTTTAGAGCAGGATATGGAGGTGTTTGCCCtggcttttattattattagatATTTCTTTCTCTAACAGCAAATAATGATCAGATTACAGAAGTGACTATTAAAGTGTGGGTAGTTTGCTGGAAAATAACCCATTTCCCAGATActatgttttttcctttcacaggtATCAGCATATCCTGCATAGAAACCTCATTTATTTAG from Colius striatus isolate bColStr4 chromosome 14, bColStr4.1.hap1, whole genome shotgun sequence encodes:
- the SS18L2 gene encoding SS18-like protein 2; amino-acid sequence: MSVAFVPERLRGKAEVNQETLQRLLEENDQLIRCIVEYQSKGRATDCVQYQHILHRNLIYLATIADATPPSTQKAGD